The Haemophilus parainfluenzae genome window below encodes:
- a CDS encoding ankyrin repeat domain-containing protein encodes MNNKLEMGIKILDAMDSGDLTLLEELFQNKERNIMEVTPVECWNWLHKALLGFESNKPSSDVINYLINKGIDINAQDIYGMTPLHYALRSKNAEAAIALLKAGANPNLPNQDGLIPLSMIGYIPERLDVLELMLQKGANVHYLVNEDETILESYKPTENEPQLKPIYELMKKYS; translated from the coding sequence ATGAATAATAAGTTAGAAATGGGCATAAAAATTTTAGATGCAATGGATTCTGGTGATTTAACTTTATTGGAAGAGCTTTTTCAAAATAAGGAAAGGAATATCATGGAAGTAACTCCTGTAGAGTGTTGGAATTGGTTGCATAAAGCCTTATTAGGATTTGAGTCAAATAAACCATCCTCTGATGTTATTAATTATCTAATTAATAAGGGTATAGATATTAATGCTCAGGATATATATGGAATGACTCCTTTGCATTATGCATTACGGAGTAAAAATGCTGAGGCAGCGATAGCGTTACTCAAAGCAGGAGCAAATCCTAATTTACCGAACCAAGATGGTTTAATCCCTTTATCTATGATTGGATATATCCCAGAGAGATTGGATGTTTTAGAGCTTATGCTTCAAAAAGGGGCAAATGTGCATTACTTAGTAAATGAGGATGAAACTATTCTTGAAAGTTATAAACCTACAGAGAATGAGCCTCAATTAAAACCAATTTATGAATTAATGAAAAAGTATTCGTAG
- a CDS encoding GH-E family nuclease, giving the protein MHLAAKELNWSQKQFNDYVNARPNKFRLENMSENRSHRNEMPGRDDIERIVRDMKNFERGK; this is encoded by the coding sequence ATGCATCTTGCAGCTAAAGAATTAAATTGGAGTCAAAAACAATTTAATGATTATGTAAATGCAAGACCTAATAAATTTAGGTTAGAAAATATGTCTGAAAATCGAAGTCATAGAAATGAGATGCCTGGTAGAGATGATATTGAACGAATTGTTCGTGATATGAAAAACTTTGAAAGAGGAAAATAA
- a CDS encoding contact-dependent growth inhibition system immunity protein, with protein sequence MSKSKSIFIEVNCDFILVTSLITGMLSMVNPDQDFIFNEVDISDLDLGRLIKEKLNESKEISFEEFQAIFNSEKMKGLQKRLEEDMKKRYGYKNKKSIYKDMSSLSLEQDDLYITISPLHQDSLDGSTGISLPDNSALEFKYDKNISDEELGKAVRQALTYCTSIYR encoded by the coding sequence ATGAGTAAGTCTAAAAGTATATTTATTGAAGTTAATTGTGATTTTATTTTGGTAACATCTCTGATTACTGGAATGCTTTCAATGGTAAATCCAGATCAAGATTTTATTTTTAATGAAGTTGATATTTCTGATTTAGATCTAGGAAGGTTAATTAAAGAAAAGCTTAATGAAAGTAAAGAAATTTCATTCGAAGAGTTTCAGGCTATCTTTAATTCTGAAAAAATGAAAGGGTTGCAAAAAAGACTTGAGGAAGATATGAAAAAACGCTACGGATACAAAAATAAAAAATCTATCTATAAGGATATGTCTTCTTTATCTTTAGAGCAAGATGATTTATATATAACTATTTCGCCTCTTCATCAAGATTCTTTAGATGGAAGTACAGGAATTTCACTTCCTGACAATTCAGCATTAGAATTTAAATATGACAAGAATATTTCAGATGAAGAATTAGGAAAAGCCGTAAGACAAGCCCTGACGTATTGTACGAGTATTTATCGGTAA
- a CDS encoding VENN motif pre-toxin domain-containing protein → MASGLSPAVNNQIKKATTDAKGNVNTALNLTTHALWGAVEAYAGNRNVAAGAAGAAGGEAAAHFLASTLYNKSPEKLSEEEKRTVSSLSQVAAGIAGGSLSDSSDGAIIAAKTAKDAVENNSMADDVHPSDERKQNIEMYAKVLFNGDEDKAKEYQEGLELAEAQGQLDSVKETADAVVNLDDTVVSLWEAISNPEKTYNNVVVSLKDWDEAYARALQENPKLAGEMQGYRQGKMKGVSTGGVVLSGAGLAMVEGISKITDIAKSGKLNLSRKGIPNSQIGIQWGKGISNQGKPWEAYVQSKLPDGSINLNDIKPNFKTFDHLLPDGTAISSKTMDTVGSKTYQNPSKITYTLNKYVDDMVNFKQDKKGLFILRSSNIKSRELYLAIPARTSKEQMKAIDKSIEYARSKGTNIIVNKVN, encoded by the coding sequence GTGGCTTCAGGATTATCGCCTGCGGTGAATAATCAAATTAAGAAAGCGACAACAGATGCAAAAGGCAATGTGAATACCGCGCTTAATTTGACAACTCATGCACTTTGGGGCGCGGTAGAGGCTTATGCGGGCAATCGTAATGTTGCTGCGGGTGCGGCGGGTGCAGCTGGTGGTGAGGCGGCGGCTCATTTCCTTGCCTCGACACTTTACAATAAATCACCTGAAAAGCTTAGCGAAGAAGAAAAACGTACGGTATCGTCTTTAAGCCAGGTAGCAGCGGGTATTGCCGGTGGGAGTTTATCAGATAGCTCTGATGGGGCGATTATTGCAGCTAAAACGGCGAAGGATGCTGTGGAGAATAACAGCATGGCTGATGACGTTCATCCTAGTGATGAGCGTAAGCAAAACATTGAAATGTATGCCAAGGTTTTATTCAATGGAGATGAAGATAAAGCTAAAGAATATCAAGAAGGTCTAGAACTTGCAGAAGCTCAAGGGCAACTTGATAGTGTTAAAGAAACAGCAGATGCAGTTGTTAATTTAGATGATACCGTAGTGTCTTTATGGGAAGCTATTTCAAACCCAGAGAAAACCTATAATAATGTTGTGGTCTCGTTGAAAGATTGGGATGAGGCTTATGCGCGTGCTCTTCAAGAGAATCCAAAACTTGCGGGTGAAATGCAAGGTTACCGCCAAGGTAAAATGAAAGGTGTTTCAACAGGAGGAGTTGTTCTAAGTGGTGCGGGATTGGCGATGGTTGAAGGGATCTCTAAGATTACAGATATAGCTAAATCCGGAAAATTAAACTTATCAAGAAAAGGCATACCTAATAGTCAAATAGGTATTCAGTGGGGGAAAGGGATTTCAAATCAAGGTAAACCATGGGAAGCTTATGTTCAATCGAAGCTTCCAGATGGCTCAATAAACTTAAATGATATCAAACCTAATTTTAAAACCTTTGATCATCTTCTTCCTGATGGTACAGCAATAAGTTCAAAAACAATGGATACGGTTGGTTCAAAAACTTACCAAAATCCATCAAAAATTACTTATACATTGAATAAGTATGTTGATGATATGGTCAATTTTAAACAAGATAAGAAAGGTTTATTTATTTTACGTTCCTCAAATATTAAATCTAGAGAATTATATTTGGCAATTCCGGCTAGAACATCAAAAGAACAGATGAAAGCTATAGATAAATCTATAGAATATGCTAGATCGAAAGGAACTAATATCATTGTTAATAAGGTAAATTAA